A genomic stretch from Plasmodium reichenowi strain SY57 chromosome 2, whole genome shotgun sequence includes:
- a CDS encoding hypothetical protein (conserved Plasmodium protein, unknown function), giving the protein MDKNTLKRRSRLLQKNEARMSMLLGRNLDDEISKEKKESNKNDKHKKNDKSNQNDEHKKNDEHKKNDEHKKNDEHKKNDEHKKNDEHKKNDEHKKNDEHKKNDEHKKNDEHNQNDEHNQNDEHNQNDEHNQNDESNQNDKNRKEIPPNEEKDKENNPSIIMENNNNITKDQDNKTSEHKSSTNIYNKDKNNNYNKLLDKDDKKNNNKNVNKNDENDFTTINNNIPNKNKITSQFIITKHEKLHFIILIILCIFISIFKVYYNNKNNLIYKKKKKGNNNLNIIQMIFFNFINSPNFFFSFSVFYNILFLLIIMLMYIKKNNITRKRIKDFFVNMKNKLNNQNEHVFYFINNAVLCILFMGRIFKSYIISMFLINLFHDILHNYLIGVSMVQPQKVVLL; this is encoded by the coding sequence atggataaaaatacattaaaaagaagaagTAGGCTTCttcaaaaaaatgaagCACGCATGAGTATGTTATTAGGAAGAAATCTGGATGACGAAATTTcaaaggaaaaaaaagaaagtaataaaaatgataaacataaaaaaaatgacaAATCTAATCAAAATGACGAACATAAAAAGAATGATGAACATAAAAAGAATGATGAACATAAAAAGAATGATGAACATAAAAAGAATGATGAACATAAAAAGAATGATGAACATAAAAAGAATGATGAACATAAAAAGAATGATGAACATAAAAAGAATGATGAACATAAAAAGAATGATGAACATAATCAAAATGACGAACATAATCAAAATGACGAACATAATCAAAATGACGAACATAATCAAAATGACGAATCTAATCagaatgataaaaatagaaaGGAAATACCCCCAAATGAGGAAAAGGATAAAGAGAATAATCCAAGTATTATtatggaaaataataataatataacaaagGACCAAGATAATAAAACTAGTGAACATAAAAGTTCaactaatatatataataaagataaaaataataattataataaattgctagataaagatgataagaagaataacaataaaaatgttaataaaaatgatgaaaatgattttacaaccataaataataatatacctaataaaaataaaataacatctcaatttattattactaaacatgaaaaattacattttatcatattaataattttatgtatctttataagtatttttaaagtatattataataataaaaataatttaatttataaaaaaaaaaaaaaaggaaataataatttaaatattattcagATGATTTTTTTCAACTTTATAAATTCAcccaatttttttttttccttttctgttttttataatatactttttttgttaattattatgttaatgtatataaaaaaaaataacataacACGAAAAAGGATTAAAgatttttttgtaaatatgaaaaataaattgaataatcaaaatgaacacgttttttattttataaataatgcAGTTTTGTGTATCCTTTTTATGGGCCGAATAtttaaatcatatataatttctatgtttttaataaatttgttTCACGATATTTTgcataattatttaatagGTGTCTCCATGGTACAACCCCAGAAGGTAGTATTATTATGA
- a CDS encoding hypothetical protein (conserved Plasmodium protein, unknown function), which yields MRDKEDHPNVQKNKFSYDGYDDKYSYDLNYYNKLNNMMTDIKTKKKKYIPPSSNSPHVVNNKNDNTYTKHNYNNKDEYISGYDIKYNNHGDKYGSNTTYHNNNSNNNSDNNNNNNINHNNNMYNPNYYCTNYEDMCYNNVSSIQNKVNISKNDNDEICGNLNDKHVNDFINVDILNEEEKKMLERIFNDCEECQEITILNNMKECILNMCNYNFNSCKIISLLFYNRILKCVIFKNKMNLIHSYDELLKYLIVNNKMNILKEFKKYMNLIIQDGYTCAYYKDKNIINHLLQMVHVWKKLLINDMQETKELLNIFHYDNRTDENIKNYEGPLYNNNHNNRNHNYYNNYYLYTNYQKHKNNKIPPPPSGPPPNNIKYNNLHPNNFSPPPPPPGTLQTFNTNNSFKGLSSYDNNRQEHIDDFKHNFNNSNLNVNYSMAYKDTWKNPENITVGFLATILKVISKKVKKLQNPLIPYTPIDTSYAYQTPPSVNVSHKMNEKIDEFYDELSFILNNEEVQSTDISDTNDINDVYESYKKLTGEHKKGKKKKNTKLRDNNNDNNHNEKENDNTDNNIKDNNFEYEIKKDENDFSSDTNTTFSSLEILDDNMLDLLVDTNKLCKNKKRKKSKNVNFNQIAIENSQNWSETQNYNSLTYMDIYSAGNNTNDVFENYRRNKAYVYHETIAQKFYDLKFKDT from the coding sequence ATGAGGGATAAAGAAGACCATCCAAAtgttcaaaaaaataaattttcGTATGATGGatatgatgataaatattcatatgatttgaattattataataaattaaacAATATGATGACAGATATAAAAAccaaaaagaaaaaatatatccCACCATCAAGTAATTCTCCCCACGttgttaataataaaaatgataacaCATACACAAAGCATAactataataataaggatgAATATATATCCGGATAcgatataaaatataataaccATGGTGATAAATATGGTAGTAATACGACATaccataataataatagtaataataatagtgataataataataataataatattaatcataataataatatgtacaacccaaattattattgtaCTAATTATGAAGATATGTGCTATAACAATGTATCAAGCATTCAAAATAAAGTAAACATTTCAAAAAACgataatgatgaaattTGTGGaaatttaaatgataaGCATGTGAAtgattttataaatgtaGATATTctaaatgaagaagaaaaaaaaatgttagAGAGAATATTTAATGATTGCGAAGAGTGTCAAgaaataacaatattaaataatatgaaagaatgtattttaaatatgtgtaattataattttaatagttgtaaaataatatctttattattttataataggatattaaaatgtgtaatttttaaaaacaaaatgaatttAATACATTCTTATGATGAAttgttaaaatatttaatagtaaataataaaatgaatatattaaaagaatttaaaaaatatatgaactTAATAATACAAGATGGTTATACATGTGCGtattataaagataaaaatataataaatcatttatTACAAATGGTTCATGTATGGAAAAAGCTCttaataaatgatatgCAAGAAACgaaagaattattaaatatatttcattatgataatagaacagatgaaaatataaaaaattatgagGGGCCactttataataataatcataataatcgtaatcataattattataataattattatttatatacaaattatcaaaagcataaaaacaataaaatacCCCCCCCTCCGAGTGGTCCTCCTCcaaataacataaaatataataatctACATCCTAACAACTTTAGTCCTCCTCCACCTCCTCCAGGTACCTTACAAACGTTTAACAcaaataattcttttaaagGTTTAAGTtcatatgataataatagaCAAGAACATATAGATGATTTTAAACATAACTTTAATAATTCTAACTTGAACGTAAATTATTCTATGGCATATAAAGATACATGGAAGAATCCAGAAAATATTACGGTTGGTTTTTTAGCTACAATATTAAAAGTTATATCTAAAAAAGTAAAGAAATTACAAAATCCCTTAATACCTTATACACCTATCGATACATCTTATGCTTATCAAACTCCACCTTCTGTTAATGTGTCACACAAAatgaatgaaaaaattgaCGAATTTTATGACGAgttatcttttatattaaataatgagGAGGTGCAAAGTACAGATATATCGGATACGaatgatataaatgatgTATATGaaagttataaaaaattaacagGTGAACacaaaaaaggaaaaaaaaaaaaaaatacaaaacttagagataataataatgataataatcataatgaaaaagaaaatgataacactgataataatataaaggataataatttcgaatacgaaataaaaaaagatgaaaacGATTTCTCCAGTGATACCAATACAACCTTTTCATCTTTAGAAATATTAGATGATAACATGCTTGATCTGTTGGTAGATACAAACAAATTgtgtaaaaataaaaaaagaaaaaaaagtaaaaatgTTAATTTTAATCAAATAGCTATAGAAAATTCACAAAATTGGAGTGAAAcacaaaattataattcaTTAACTTATATGGATATTTATTCAGCTGgtaataatacaaatgatGTTTTTGAAAATTACAGAAGAAATAAAGCTTATGTATATCATGAGACCATAGCTCAAAAATTTTATGACCTCAAATTTAAGGATACTTAA
- a CDS encoding hypothetical protein (conserved Plasmodium protein, unknown function) produces the protein MGDKQNKKNKKDKKNKNSKNNKSDKNDVNSKNKKNNDNNKTNDNYCNQVIDNTNDEVIETPEQNDNIKKENPSSNNNNNNNNNKDDAICNNNKDDAICNNNKDDAICNNNKDDAICNNNKDDTICNNNKDDTICNNNKNDTICNNKDDTICNNNKNDTICNNNKDDLMNDKNEKPLNNDDKEDPLNNNGSNNIDKNKNDEEGSSCLSSLQNEGVDINQTKDNKEKKRVSDASDIYARTDSVNSNLIKISQSSEEWESQNKWTLSVLFQNIKSIVVKNYIFVAKKCGIPNQPNKPGPVLAISIEKANNNDCDNIIVQTPCAYEKYSLRGKLIQHKSLYPCTITCMMNGSIGGIGKVVILGEQNGNVLIYKIDKFECILKLNTKECLKKYFNNNPTTRRKSINNYMDFKDKVVNYYHHPSNDKEQQKQSTQYNHNKHNNNFINNIDTSQTNHNNPYDDNDLSYQISGISVKSTFANFIHWIIAGNMKGYIFVWEVPSGNIIKILLPPLYFFNEAKKKKKKKKKKKNNYNNRNYPYSSSSSPSSSSSSSSPSSSPSSSPSSSPSSSSLSSSLSSSVSSYYSDDFYYASNGEKKKKKKKKKRKKKKTNTNKNINMNTNEIKKNTNEVQNQNKQNYNGRQNNLSISHVTLNGINVNEKLEKTEEVNKQNGFINSDKQNSTYNSDDNCYNHSDESSDDNSDYCSDDLYSDEYSESDTSPNNSTNESYDTNSIHNKRKKNKKNTYKDISNKCYVSAILAVTHKYELWVAFGNGYIAVYDLYDFQLLLYTCISKSPIMDLKYSKILEDVLILIGNNYLSVWDTKTLKQVRKIPTSQITSKNSSLSTIYLLESPNSWKYKQVVLIAGCNNGSVCLTNITKKVDGDLTFSYIKTYNKHFEPYVPISYIYIEPTINAAFVGDASGVVFTLPRILSTLKNNDSS, from the coding sequence ATGGGtgataaacaaaataaaaaaaataaaaaagataaaaaaaataaaaatagtaaaaataataaaagtgataaaaatgatgtaaacagtaaaaacaaaaagaataacgataataataaaacaaatgataattattGTAACCAAGTTATAGACAATACAAATGATGAGGTGATAGAAACACCAGAACAAAATGATAACATAAAGAAGGAAAATCCTTCgagtaataataataataataataataataataaagatgatgccatatgtaataataataaagatgatgccatatgtaataataataaagatgatgccatatgtaataataataaagatgatgccatatgtaataataataaagatgataccatatgtaataataacaaagATGATACcatatgtaataataataaaaatgatacCATATGTAATAACAAAGATGATACcatatgtaataataataaaaatgataccatatgtaataataacaaagATGATTTGATgaatgataaaaatgagAAACCTTTGAATAATGACGATAAGGAAGATCCTTTAAATAACAATGGATCCAATAATATcgataaaaataaaaacgaCGAAGAAGGTTCCTCTTGTTTATCATCCCTTCAAAATGAAGGAGTAGATATTAATCAAACGAAggataataaagaaaaaaaacgAGTAAGCGATGCTTCTGATATATACGCAAGAACTGACAGTGTGAATAgtaatttaataaaaattagTCAAAGCAGTGAAGAATGGGAATCACAAAATAAATGGACGTTATCTGTTTTATTTCAAAACATAAAATCTATTGttgtaaaaaattatatatttgtagCAAAAAAATGTGGGATTCCTAACCAACCGAATAAACCTGGTCCAGTACTAGCCATAAGTATAGAAAAAgcaaataataatgattgtgataatataattgtTCAAACACCATGTGcttatgaaaaatattctttaaGAGGTAAATTAATTCAACATAAAAGTTTATATCCATGTACTATTACATGTATGATGAATGGAAGTATAGGGGGTATTGGAAAAGTAGTTATCTTAGGAGAACAAAATGGAAATGTActaatttataaaattgataaatttgaatgtatattaaaattaaatacGAAAGAATgcttaaaaaaatattttaataataatccAACTACTAGAAGAAAAtctattaataattatatggattttaaagataaagttgttaattattatcatcatccTAGTAATGATAAAGAACAACAAAAACAATCAACACAGTATAATCATAACAAAcataataacaattttattaataatatagacACATCTCAAACCAATCATAACAATCcatatgatgataatgacTTGTCATATCAAATATCGGGTATTTCAGTTAAATCCACATTTGCTAATTTTATTCATTGGATTATAGCCGGAAATATGAAAGGCTATATTTTTGTTTGGGAAGTACCTAGtggaaatattattaaaattttattacctccgttatatttttttaatgaagcaaaaaaaaaaaaaaaaaaaaaaaaaaaaaaaaaaaataattataacaatCGTAATTATCCTTActcttcttcttcttcgCCGTCCTCGTCTTCATCATCGTCTTCACCATCGTCTTCACCATCGTCTTCACCATCGTCTTCACCATCGTCTTCATCATTGTCTTCATCATTGTCTTCATCTGTTTCATCATATTATAGTGatgatttttattatgCATCTAATGgggagaaaaaaaaaaagaagaaaaaaaagaaaagaaagaaaaaaaaaacaaacacaaataaaaacataaatatgaatacaaatgaaattaaaaaaaatacaaacGAAGTGCAGAATCAAAATAAGCAAAATTATAATGGGAgacaaaataatttaagCATCTCACATGTTACTCTTAATGGTATCAAtgtaaatgaaaaattagaaaaaacAGAAGAAGTAAATAAGCAAAATGGTTTTATTAATAGTGATAAACAAAATAGTACTTATAATAGTGACGACAATTGTTATAATCATAGCGATGAAAGTAGTGATGATAATAGTGACTATTGTAGTGATGATTTATATTCAGATGAATATAGTGAAAGTGATACTTCTCCTAATAATTCAACTAATGAATCGTATGATACAAATTCAATTCATAataagagaaaaaaaaataaaaagaatacaTATAAGGATATATCCAACAAATGTTATGTTTCAGCTATCCTAGCTGTTAcacataaatatgaattatgGGTTGCATTTGGTAATGGATATATAGCCGTTTATGACTTATATGATTTTCAATTACTTCTTTATACATGCATTTCAAAAAGTCCCATAATGGATTTAAAATATTCCAAAATTTTGGAAGATGTCTTGATATTAATTGGTAACAATTACTTATCCGTGTGGGATACGAAAACCTTAAAACAAGTTCGAAAAATCCCAACTAGCCAAATCACCAGCAAAAATTCTTCATTATCGACcatttatttattagaGTCACCAAACTCATGGAAATATAAACAAGTGGTTCTTATTGCAGGGTGTAATAATGGATCCGTTTGTTTAACcaatataacaaaaaaagtTGATGGAGATTTAACTTTCTCTTATATcaaaacatataataaacattttGAACCATATGTCCCCATCAgctatatttatattgaaCCTACTATTAACGCTGCATTCGTTGGAGATGCAAGCGGGGTTGTTTTTACTTTACCTAGAATTCTAAGTACactaaaaaataatgatagttcataa